One Candidatus Korarchaeum sp. DNA segment encodes these proteins:
- a CDS encoding alpha-isopropylmalate synthase regulatory domain-containing protein, whose translation MSPRRVRIFDSTLTLGEMVPGVSFGLEGRVEVATHLDTAGVDVIEAGFPSYSDSEKKITKEVVRAVRRVSRSGFSPELCALARALKEDVEAAAETEVDSVNIFIPVSEKLLRAIGISGEEALRRIEESVSFAKSSGLIVEFTAEDFGRASRDFLWRACEVALQSGADRINLSDPVGALLPDGVREVVREAKGRFRAPLSVTFFNDFGMATANSVTAALEGADQVHVAVNGLGPKAGIAPLEQVVVALRKLAGIDTSVKMDLLASLSEVVERVSGIPLHEISPVVGNLTFTYEAGVHVRAISMEPSSYELISPEEVGRRRKFWVGGLSGRTAVQEVLREMGYAASEEQLDSILERVKGLSEEGVRITEALMRSVVEEVLGIESKWFRVRDWVVVTGSGVTPTATVRASVGGREVVSSSSGVGPVDALTKALISIQGVPRITLRKFRLRAVSTGSEAIGELTIGVLGPSGEVQATGTSRDILEASVKALEEALNRIFEKGAIGEVRRSH comes from the coding sequence ATGTCCCCTAGGAGGGTGAGGATCTTCGACTCCACGCTCACCTTGGGTGAGATGGTCCCAGGCGTCTCCTTCGGTCTCGAGGGAAGGGTTGAGGTGGCAACTCACCTGGATACTGCGGGCGTTGACGTGATAGAAGCTGGTTTCCCTTCCTACTCGGATAGCGAAAAGAAGATCACGAAAGAGGTTGTTAGAGCTGTTAGGAGGGTCTCAAGATCCGGTTTCTCACCAGAGCTCTGCGCCCTGGCTAGGGCCCTCAAGGAGGACGTTGAGGCTGCCGCTGAGACGGAGGTCGATAGCGTCAACATATTCATCCCAGTGAGCGAGAAACTCCTCAGGGCCATAGGCATAAGCGGGGAGGAGGCTTTGAGGAGGATAGAGGAATCAGTGAGCTTCGCCAAGTCATCGGGTTTGATCGTGGAGTTCACAGCTGAGGACTTCGGGAGGGCGAGCAGGGATTTCCTGTGGAGGGCCTGTGAGGTAGCTCTTCAGAGCGGTGCTGACAGGATAAACCTGAGCGATCCCGTGGGGGCTCTCCTCCCCGATGGGGTGAGGGAGGTAGTTAGGGAAGCTAAGGGGAGGTTCAGGGCCCCCCTTAGCGTCACCTTCTTCAACGACTTCGGCATGGCTACGGCCAACTCCGTCACCGCTGCGCTGGAGGGAGCTGATCAGGTGCACGTGGCCGTTAACGGCCTAGGGCCTAAGGCTGGTATAGCTCCTCTCGAGCAGGTGGTGGTGGCTTTGAGGAAGTTAGCGGGAATCGATACGAGCGTCAAGATGGATCTTCTGGCTAGCCTAAGCGAGGTAGTCGAGAGGGTGAGCGGGATCCCTCTGCACGAGATCTCTCCCGTGGTTGGGAATCTCACGTTCACCTACGAAGCCGGAGTTCACGTGAGAGCCATATCGATGGAGCCATCTAGCTACGAGCTCATAAGCCCTGAGGAGGTAGGGAGGAGGAGGAAGTTCTGGGTAGGTGGTCTCTCCGGAAGGACGGCCGTTCAGGAGGTGCTGAGGGAGATGGGTTACGCGGCATCCGAGGAGCAGCTGGATAGCATACTCGAGAGGGTGAAGGGTCTCTCGGAGGAGGGAGTTAGGATAACCGAGGCGTTGATGAGGTCCGTGGTGGAGGAGGTACTCGGCATCGAGTCGAAGTGGTTCAGGGTGAGGGATTGGGTGGTAGTCACCGGCAGCGGAGTGACCCCAACGGCCACCGTTAGAGCCTCAGTGGGGGGCAGAGAGGTCGTCTCCTCCTCCAGCGGAGTCGGCCCCGTTGACGCGTTGACCAAGGCTCTGATATCGATCCAAGGGGTCCCGCGTATAACCTTGAGGAAGTTCAGGCTTAGAGCTGTCTCAACGGGATCCGAAGCCATAGGGGAGCTCACTATAGGGGTCCTAGGACCATCGGGTGAGGTTCAAGCCACTGGAACAAGTAGGGACATCCTGGAGGCATCCGTGAAGGCCCTCGAAGAGGCCTTGAATAGGATCTTCGAGAAGGGCGCCATCGGTGAGGTCCGTCGATCCCATTAG
- a CDS encoding DNA double-strand break repair nuclease NurA — MKRGDEDLSEAGLSRLAPEVRPYSKYNEVLSEISRDLLSNIIELIDRAEAIAPKLRDLLPLTSLKAEATSSRVAAVDSGSSGKDLLIGYQPMSLAVGAVFIGGLRISEPLLATLRPPQSSLDEEEGVKVSSLMGYYLMYNLASILLRKSELVLIDGPLYLPRSYYAPRGRIYSPSYLEVYEAALRSLSGLLREAKASGKHVIGVVKRVRSHYISSWLGADSLPDSLLSSLLLREGEALGPLPASGGWEEVAPFLGDASSFRPWAMFLRRGRVPIRIDLAEYSLEVAHAIASQIYSFSEPSTGLPLPIVAVDRLSKLTNKQASLVYRMLLSGARARGIDSERFALFSLQRGESD; from the coding sequence ATGAAAAGAGGAGATGAGGATCTCAGTGAGGCTGGCCTATCGAGGCTAGCGCCCGAGGTGAGGCCCTACAGCAAGTACAACGAGGTGCTGAGCGAGATCTCAAGGGACCTCCTCTCAAACATAATCGAGCTCATAGATAGGGCTGAGGCCATCGCTCCTAAGCTCAGGGACCTTTTACCCCTGACATCGCTGAAAGCTGAGGCCACGAGCTCCCGCGTAGCCGCCGTCGATTCGGGCTCGAGCGGTAAGGACCTGCTGATAGGTTATCAGCCGATGAGCCTGGCCGTAGGGGCGGTGTTCATAGGGGGCCTGAGGATATCCGAGCCCCTCCTAGCTACCCTGAGGCCCCCTCAATCGAGCCTGGATGAGGAGGAGGGCGTGAAGGTATCGTCGCTCATGGGCTACTACCTGATGTACAACTTGGCTTCCATCCTCCTCAGGAAGAGCGAGCTTGTGCTCATAGACGGCCCCCTCTACTTACCCAGGAGCTACTACGCCCCCAGGGGTAGGATCTACTCCCCCAGTTACCTGGAGGTGTACGAGGCCGCGCTGCGCTCCCTATCCGGCTTGCTCAGGGAGGCCAAGGCTTCCGGGAAGCACGTGATCGGCGTGGTCAAGAGGGTGAGGAGCCACTACATATCCAGCTGGCTCGGCGCGGATAGCCTACCGGACTCCCTCCTCTCCTCCCTCCTGCTGAGGGAGGGTGAGGCGCTGGGACCCCTACCAGCCAGCGGGGGATGGGAGGAGGTGGCTCCCTTCCTGGGGGATGCCAGCTCCTTCAGGCCCTGGGCCATGTTCTTGAGGAGAGGCAGGGTCCCGATCAGGATAGACCTGGCTGAGTACTCGCTGGAAGTAGCTCATGCCATAGCCTCCCAGATATACTCCTTCTCAGAACCGAGCACGGGACTTCCCCTTCCTATAGTAGCCGTGGACAGGTTGTCTAAGCTCACTAACAAACAGGCTTCCCTGGTGTATAGGATGCTCTTAAGCGGGGCTAGGGCCAGGGGGATCGATTCGGAGAGGTTCGCCTTATTCTCGCTGCAGAGGGGTGAAAGCGATTGA
- a CDS encoding Lrp/AsnC family transcriptional regulator codes for MKGGNARKLRLDERDKQIIGMIARDGRVSFRRIAEKLGISDVAVRKRIRRLERLGVIEGFTVRLNPALLGYSIVSLTGVDVEPGEIVRVARELAERDYAKSVSITAGDHAIMVELWARDEGEMDRILKEIREMRGVTRVCPAMITQRVKESCM; via the coding sequence ATGAAAGGGGGGAATGCGAGGAAGTTGAGGCTTGACGAGAGGGACAAGCAGATAATAGGTATGATAGCCAGGGACGGAAGGGTCTCCTTCAGGAGGATCGCTGAGAAGCTCGGGATAAGCGATGTAGCTGTCAGGAAGAGGATAAGGAGGTTGGAGAGGCTGGGGGTAATAGAGGGATTCACTGTCAGGCTGAACCCGGCTTTGCTAGGCTACTCAATAGTTTCTCTGACCGGTGTGGACGTCGAGCCGGGGGAGATAGTGAGGGTGGCCAGGGAGCTGGCCGAGAGGGATTACGCTAAGTCCGTGTCGATAACAGCTGGGGATCACGCGATAATGGTGGAGCTCTGGGCACGCGATGAGGGCGAGATGGATCGCATACTCAAGGAGATAAGGGAGATGAGGGGGGTCACCAGGGTCTGCCCCGCTATGATAACTCAGAGAGTGAAGGAGAGCTGTATGTAA
- a CDS encoding ferritin-like domain-containing protein yields the protein MVVAGKASDKLKSMLNRAIARELQVSIQYMWQHIQTVGPIHALLSSKFKEIAVEEMKHAEAIAERLWYLGGTPTVTPDPIRVGNNLREMVEQDVRDEENAITLYKQIIETAQEEGDVTTAELFKKILRDEEDHHDFFTTVLEGL from the coding sequence ATGGTGGTCGCTGGGAAAGCGAGCGATAAGTTGAAGTCCATGCTAAATAGGGCCATAGCTAGGGAGTTGCAGGTATCGATACAGTACATGTGGCAGCACATCCAGACGGTAGGACCCATTCACGCGTTGCTATCGAGTAAGTTCAAGGAGATAGCTGTGGAGGAGATGAAACACGCTGAGGCCATAGCTGAGAGGCTCTGGTACTTAGGAGGCACTCCTACAGTTACTCCCGATCCCATAAGGGTTGGGAACAACTTGAGGGAGATGGTGGAGCAGGACGTGAGGGATGAGGAGAACGCCATAACCCTGTACAAGCAGATAATAGAGACAGCTCAGGAGGAGGGGGATGTTACTACAGCGGAGTTATTCAAAAAGATATTGAGGGATGAGGAGGATCATCACGACTTTTTCACCACAGTGCTCGAGGGTTTGTGA
- a CDS encoding biotin/lipoate A/B protein ligase family protein: MRWRLLLESGDAATNMAIDEALMRFGIPTIRFYRFSPSSVTIGYFQRVSSAVNLEEAMKGGVRVVRRITGGGSVYHDERGELTYSIVAPVELFPKGFAESMRYVCEGVVRTVRAFGLDAEFSGVNDVVVAGRKLSGSAQAREQGILLQHGTIMYATDLEKLASLLIAPKEKLSDKGISSILERVTTVSRELGRSVSFDEVLEAALEGFSFLGEFQEGELSEEEWRLVDMLVEKYSSDSWNFRR; encoded by the coding sequence TTGAGGTGGAGGCTCCTGCTGGAATCGGGAGACGCTGCCACTAACATGGCCATAGATGAGGCTTTGATGAGGTTCGGGATCCCCACAATAAGGTTCTACAGGTTCTCGCCTAGCAGCGTAACTATAGGTTACTTCCAGAGGGTCAGCTCAGCTGTCAACCTGGAGGAGGCGATGAAGGGCGGTGTCAGAGTGGTCAGGAGGATAACTGGTGGCGGCTCAGTTTATCACGATGAGAGAGGGGAGCTAACTTACTCGATAGTGGCTCCTGTGGAGCTCTTCCCCAAGGGGTTTGCTGAGAGCATGCGTTACGTGTGCGAGGGCGTGGTCAGAACGGTGAGGGCCTTCGGCCTGGATGCGGAGTTCTCAGGTGTGAACGATGTCGTTGTAGCTGGAAGGAAGCTATCGGGAAGCGCTCAAGCTAGGGAGCAGGGTATCCTGCTCCAGCATGGGACCATAATGTACGCTACCGACCTGGAGAAGCTGGCCTCACTCCTGATAGCCCCTAAGGAGAAGCTCTCGGACAAGGGGATTAGCTCGATACTGGAGAGGGTGACCACGGTCTCCAGGGAGCTTGGGAGGAGCGTTAGCTTTGATGAGGTCCTTGAGGCAGCTCTAGAAGGTTTTTCATTCTTAGGAGAATTTCAGGAGGGTGAGCTGAGCGAGGAGGAGTGGAGGTTAGTTGATATGCTTGTGGAGAAGTATTCCAGCGACTCTTGGAACTTCAGGAGGTGA
- a CDS encoding lipoate protein ligase C-terminal domain-containing protein, with translation MRVIRSKAGKTLELIVELEGDVIRRIEISGDFMAHPTEAIEGLERRLRGVRLGEHAEVIREALKDVELIGITVEDILNALGEKFE, from the coding sequence ATGAGGGTGATAAGGTCCAAAGCTGGGAAGACGCTGGAGCTGATCGTCGAGCTCGAGGGTGATGTTATAAGGCGCATCGAGATATCGGGAGATTTCATGGCTCACCCTACCGAGGCCATAGAGGGTCTGGAGAGGAGGCTCAGGGGTGTTAGATTGGGAGAGCATGCGGAAGTGATCAGGGAAGCGCTGAAGGATGTTGAGCTGATCGGGATAACCGTGGAGGACATATTGAACGCGTTAGGGGAAAAGTTCGAGTAG
- a CDS encoding ABC transporter permease — MKIRERFMSIGQALMMPLFFTSNALYSIAIMPWVMQCIVRFNPMSYIVDAVRSLMITGDLMSLPIDLQAYYLGVHPSHDTFPRGMELNFSEVLSEGLRAILQVIAYFTVGMVGAALFLHFIMGWG, encoded by the coding sequence ATGAAGATCAGGGAGAGGTTTATGAGTATAGGGCAGGCGCTAATGATGCCGCTATTCTTCACAAGCAACGCATTATACTCCATCGCGATAATGCCCTGGGTAATGCAGTGCATAGTGCGCTTCAACCCAATGAGCTATATCGTGGACGCCGTTAGATCACTGATGATAACAGGGGATTTAATGAGCCTCCCAATAGACCTGCAGGCTTATTATCTCGGCGTTCACCCTTCTCATGATACTTTTCCGCGGGGAATGGAGTTAAACTTTTCCGAGGTCTTATCAGAGGGCCTTAGGGCTATTCTTCAGGTAATCGCCTACTTCACAGTTGGAATGGTTGGAGCAGCGCTTTTCCTCCATTTTATTATGGGATGGGGCTGA
- a CDS encoding plasma-membrane proton-efflux P-type ATPase — MSGHKGLTSEEVVERLKIYGPNKVPEKGENIAVSFLKKLTGLTPYTIEVAAAISFVLGKYVDFAIMVSLLLVNAAIGVVHGYRAGRAIEVLKSKLKVTVKALRDGKWVDVAAERIVPDDIVKISMGDIAPADGVIVEGSITVDESALTGESIPAEKSVKDNVYAGTTVVRGEAIIRIVATGVRTRFGRTIELVQIAKPRLLIEEITNSITKWLLLVDSLFIILVVAKLILAGLNILDLLPFTLTLLLASIPIALPAMTTITLALGSVELAKSGIVVRRLEAIEAASMMDVICLDKTGTITENRIVVDRVISLGSGYCEEDVLLYAALASEEITKDPIDNAIRQKAKEMNININVASILEFKPFTPETKRSEALVQIQGRKLRVIKGAPQALLQLAAYSNEEDIGEIITGLSREGLRPLAVAMEAQQNVIEIIGLLGLYDRPREDSKQFIGVIKSLGVTPKMVTGDNIHIAKAIASKVGIGEKAISLREISKEQLTEGVEDIEIFAEVVPEDKYNIVETLQKKGHVVGMTGDGVNDAPALKKADLGIAVSGATDVAKSVASAVLTSPGLREIADIIRLGRMTYRKIVVWTINKIVKTFSIVYFVAISTLLLGLPTLTPTHMILMLFLYDFVTLSISIDVLKPGRRPEKWNVRKLALISTMLGIVKLAELFIALHIAKLINLSYPQLQSFMFYILLLSGLLNIVNFRETRAFWGSKPSRYMLLTIIVDSVAATMLVWIGIIIPSLPPHAIALALIYIIMVTLLATDAAKIAVYKIFGHV; from the coding sequence ATGAGCGGGCATAAAGGTCTAACTAGCGAGGAAGTCGTTGAGAGACTCAAAATCTACGGCCCCAATAAGGTGCCTGAAAAGGGGGAGAATATCGCGGTGTCTTTCCTAAAGAAGCTCACAGGGCTAACGCCCTATACTATAGAAGTGGCCGCCGCGATCTCTTTTGTTTTAGGGAAATACGTTGACTTCGCTATAATGGTTTCGCTGCTCCTCGTAAATGCAGCTATAGGTGTTGTTCATGGATATAGGGCTGGTAGGGCCATTGAGGTGCTTAAATCGAAGCTAAAAGTGACCGTGAAAGCTCTGAGGGATGGTAAGTGGGTTGATGTTGCAGCTGAACGCATTGTGCCAGATGATATTGTGAAGATCTCTATGGGCGACATTGCGCCAGCTGACGGCGTTATCGTGGAGGGTTCTATAACTGTTGACGAATCCGCGCTGACCGGCGAATCTATACCCGCTGAGAAAAGCGTTAAAGATAACGTTTACGCTGGAACCACCGTTGTTAGGGGAGAGGCAATCATCAGGATAGTTGCGACAGGTGTAAGGACGCGCTTCGGTAGAACCATCGAACTTGTCCAAATAGCGAAGCCTAGGCTCCTAATAGAGGAGATAACCAACAGCATAACTAAGTGGCTTCTTCTAGTAGACTCCCTCTTCATAATCTTGGTTGTAGCTAAGCTTATTCTGGCGGGGCTTAACATTTTAGATCTCCTACCCTTCACCTTAACGCTGCTCCTAGCCTCAATACCCATAGCCCTGCCAGCCATGACCACTATAACTCTGGCCTTGGGAAGCGTTGAGCTCGCGAAGAGCGGTATAGTTGTCAGAAGGCTTGAGGCCATAGAGGCTGCCTCCATGATGGACGTTATATGCCTAGATAAAACGGGGACAATAACTGAGAACAGGATAGTGGTTGACAGGGTGATCTCGTTAGGTAGCGGATATTGCGAGGAAGACGTTTTGCTATATGCTGCTCTGGCATCAGAGGAGATAACGAAAGATCCCATAGATAACGCCATTAGACAGAAAGCTAAAGAGATGAACATTAACATAAACGTGGCAAGCATCCTAGAATTTAAGCCATTCACGCCGGAGACGAAGAGGAGCGAAGCACTAGTTCAGATTCAGGGAAGAAAGCTGAGAGTTATTAAGGGTGCGCCACAGGCGCTTCTCCAGCTAGCCGCCTATAGCAACGAGGAGGATATTGGGGAGATCATTACGGGGCTCAGTAGAGAGGGGCTTAGGCCGCTGGCCGTGGCAATGGAGGCCCAGCAGAACGTCATTGAGATCATTGGGCTGTTAGGGCTCTATGACAGGCCCCGCGAAGATTCTAAGCAATTTATAGGTGTCATAAAGAGCCTTGGTGTAACACCAAAAATGGTTACAGGGGATAATATACACATAGCTAAAGCCATAGCGAGTAAAGTTGGCATAGGCGAGAAGGCTATTAGCCTGAGGGAGATTTCAAAAGAGCAGCTAACTGAAGGCGTCGAGGATATTGAGATATTCGCGGAAGTCGTACCTGAGGACAAGTACAATATCGTAGAAACTCTACAGAAGAAGGGACATGTGGTCGGCATGACGGGTGACGGAGTGAATGATGCGCCGGCGCTTAAGAAGGCGGACCTAGGCATAGCCGTGAGCGGGGCCACGGACGTGGCGAAATCAGTTGCCTCTGCAGTGCTCACATCTCCGGGGTTAAGGGAGATCGCCGACATTATAAGACTTGGGAGAATGACCTATAGGAAGATAGTTGTCTGGACCATAAACAAGATCGTTAAGACCTTCAGCATAGTATATTTTGTGGCTATATCAACGCTGCTCCTTGGGCTCCCAACATTAACGCCCACGCACATGATATTAATGCTTTTCCTCTACGATTTTGTAACGCTATCCATAAGTATCGACGTATTAAAGCCGGGTAGAAGGCCGGAGAAATGGAATGTGAGGAAGCTCGCATTAATATCAACTATGCTCGGCATCGTGAAACTCGCGGAACTATTTATAGCGCTACATATAGCAAAGCTCATCAATCTATCGTATCCGCAGCTACAGAGCTTCATGTTCTATATACTCCTCCTCTCGGGGCTTTTAAATATAGTGAACTTCAGGGAGACTAGAGCATTTTGGGGCTCGAAACCAAGCAGGTACATGCTGCTAACCATAATAGTTGACAGCGTGGCTGCGACAATGCTCGTATGGATAGGCATAATAATACCATCACTGCCCCCACATGCCATAGCGTTAGCGCTGATCTACATTATTATGGTGACATTGCTGGCTACAGATGCCGCTAAAATCGCGGTATACAAAATTTTTGGCCACGTATAA
- a CDS encoding nucleotidyltransferase domain-containing protein — protein sequence MVDLSGLRMIFRDHSEMLRAAFLFGSQVEGKAGPLSDYDFAILPREGYERGEGWLKLVSELLPILAEELGVSEGRIDLVALVDPLPDELWYRAILRGIPLYVEEGLLAELRLRALRFLDFKVMVEKLKLKEVTLRSLRVRG from the coding sequence ATGGTCGATCTGAGCGGCCTTCGGATGATCTTCAGGGATCACAGTGAGATGCTCAGAGCCGCTTTCCTCTTCGGCTCTCAAGTGGAGGGGAAGGCCGGTCCTCTGAGCGATTACGACTTCGCTATCCTCCCTAGGGAGGGTTATGAGAGGGGCGAGGGTTGGCTTAAGCTGGTATCGGAGCTCCTCCCGATCTTGGCCGAGGAGTTGGGGGTGAGCGAGGGGAGGATAGACCTCGTAGCTCTGGTGGACCCCCTCCCGGATGAGCTCTGGTACAGAGCGATCCTGAGGGGCATCCCCCTGTACGTTGAGGAGGGGCTCCTAGCGGAACTCAGGCTCAGGGCCCTGAGGTTCCTCGACTTCAAGGTGATGGTTGAGAAACTCAAGCTGAAGGAAGTGACTTTGAGGAGCTTAAGGGTGAGGGGTTGA
- a CDS encoding DUF86 domain-containing protein, translating to MRLFRFLDSIRSHLRLIEGVDLDDDISYYATLHILQVACQSLIDMVSLIAASLGHLPSTYYEAGKFLVEEGAFSEEDLRRYRGIVGFRNIVVHGYLRVDRELVRGIVRSGKYRDLERLAEKALRFAEDRGIDP from the coding sequence TTGAGGCTCTTCCGTTTTCTCGACTCGATAAGGTCTCACTTGAGGTTGATCGAGGGAGTAGACCTTGATGACGATATAAGTTACTACGCAACCCTCCACATACTTCAGGTAGCCTGCCAGTCCCTCATAGACATGGTAAGCCTTATAGCAGCCTCCCTTGGGCACCTCCCATCGACCTACTACGAGGCCGGTAAGTTCTTAGTTGAGGAGGGTGCGTTCAGTGAGGAGGACCTGAGGAGGTACAGGGGGATAGTCGGTTTCAGGAACATCGTGGTGCATGGCTACCTGAGAGTGGACAGGGAGCTTGTGAGGGGGATCGTGAGATCGGGCAAGTACAGGGATCTGGAGAGACTGGCCGAGAAGGCGTTGAGGTTCGCTGAGGATAGGGGAATAGATCCCTAG
- a CDS encoding LEA type 2 family protein, translating into MPTRTSALLILLLALILGAYYVNDVISSARRIEVRLAGAELRGASLEKATIDFMLNVTNPTGYGYEAELVKYDIYLQDIRIGNGSIEGVKLPPKSSVMEHAITEIRYSELSGALLSALMSGRFEVNVTGYVRVKALIFSVDLRFSEVRSFP; encoded by the coding sequence ATGCCCACCAGGACCTCAGCTCTGTTAATACTCCTGTTGGCTCTGATACTAGGGGCTTACTACGTCAACGACGTGATCTCCTCAGCTAGGAGGATAGAGGTAAGGCTAGCGGGAGCCGAGCTCAGGGGAGCTAGTCTCGAGAAAGCCACAATAGACTTCATGCTCAACGTTACCAACCCAACGGGCTACGGATATGAGGCTGAGCTCGTTAAGTACGATATCTACCTGCAGGACATCAGGATAGGGAACGGCAGCATAGAGGGGGTTAAGCTACCGCCCAAGTCCTCCGTTATGGAGCACGCTATAACCGAGATCCGTTACTCGGAGCTCAGTGGTGCCCTGTTATCAGCCCTAATGAGCGGGAGGTTCGAGGTCAACGTGACAGGTTACGTCAGGGTTAAAGCCCTCATCTTTTCAGTGGACCTGAGGTTCTCGGAGGTGAGGAGCTTCCCATGA